The DNA region TCGGCGTCGAGAGCCGCGGGTTCATTCTGGGCGCCGCACTCGCCGACCGCCTCGGCGCGGGGTTCGTGCCCGTCCGCAAGGTCGGCAAGTTGCCTTCGACGACCGTGAAGGTGACCTACGACCTCGAGTACGGGTCGGACAGCCTCGAGATGCACGACGACGCCATTGCGGCGGGGCAGCGGGTTCTCGTCGTCGACGACCTGTTGGCGACCGGGGGCACTGCGCGCGCCACGGTCGATCTGGTGCGGCGTCTCGGGGGGCAGGTGGCAGGCGTGGCCTTCCTGGTGGAGTTGACGTTCCTGGGGGGACGCGCGAAGCTGGCAGGAGAGGACGTCTTCAGCGCGATCCAGTACGCCGAGTGACGCACGTCCGCCCGTGGCGACGAGGCGTCCGTCGAGCGCCCGAACGCGCGTGTAGCTCAGTAGGATAGAGCGTCCGCCTCCTAAGC from Acidobacteriota bacterium includes:
- a CDS encoding adenine phosphoribosyltransferase, whose translation is MEHLKQKIRNVPDFPKPGILFYDITTLLRDPVGFREAIDAVEAPYKGRPIDLVVGVESRGFILGAALADRLGAGFVPVRKVGKLPSTTVKVTYDLEYGSDSLEMHDDAIAAGQRVLVVDDLLATGGTARATVDLVRRLGGQVAGVAFLVELTFLGGRAKLAGEDVFSAIQYAE